The following proteins come from a genomic window of bacterium:
- the uvrB gene encoding excinuclease ABC subunit UvrB has protein sequence MPDFEVVSGYKPCGDQPQAIEQLVDGIRRGLSHQTLLGITGSGKTATISWVIEKLQRPALVMAPNKTLAAQLYGEFKKLFPHNAVEYFVSYYDYYQPEAYLPTTDTFIEKDSSINEEIDRMRHSATRSVLSRRDVIVVASVSCIFGLGSPETYEEMHTYVQRGDTLNRDEFLKKLVNMLYDRNDYDFHRGTFRVRGDSVEVFPAYEDARAIRIEFFGDEVESITEIDPLRGLVLSRPSGMVIFPNSHYVSTQDRIRKAIAGIRSELDERIQHFRGEDKLLEAQRIEQRTMYDIEMLSEMGFCHGVENYSRWLDGRSPGETPSTLLNFYPDDFVCFVDESHVTVPQIGGMYRGDRRRKETLVDYGFRLPSALDNRPLRSEEWEKRVNQVVFVSATPGETELHASKGVVAEQVIRPTGLQDPEVVIQPARNQVEDLIGEIRERVSWGHRVLVTTLTKRMSEELTNYYEELGIRVRYLHSEIPTIERTEILRDLRAGEFDVLVGINLLREGLNLPEVSLVAILDADKEGFLRSTRSLIQTIGRAARNVRGKVILFADKQTDSIREAVSETNRRREIQAAYNEEHGITPTSVEAEISSLSDSLYEADYVTVDAVSDREMSVDERGAKVEELRSAMRKAAEDLDYERAAQMRDEIHKLEEGALMAGFEAPSRIGNSKPGKGRGRGRRRR, from the coding sequence GTGCCTGATTTCGAGGTGGTCAGTGGCTACAAGCCCTGTGGAGATCAACCGCAGGCGATCGAGCAGCTGGTCGATGGCATCAGGCGTGGATTGTCCCACCAGACCTTGCTGGGAATTACCGGAAGCGGCAAGACGGCCACGATTTCCTGGGTCATCGAAAAGCTGCAACGCCCCGCACTGGTCATGGCGCCAAACAAGACCCTGGCCGCCCAGCTCTACGGCGAATTCAAGAAACTGTTTCCCCACAACGCCGTCGAGTATTTCGTTTCGTACTACGACTACTATCAGCCCGAAGCCTATCTTCCCACCACGGACACGTTCATCGAGAAGGACTCCTCGATCAATGAGGAAATCGACCGGATGCGGCACTCCGCCACCCGTTCGGTTTTGTCGCGACGGGATGTGATCGTGGTGGCATCGGTTTCCTGCATCTTCGGCCTGGGATCGCCCGAGACCTACGAAGAGATGCACACCTATGTGCAACGGGGCGACACGCTCAATCGCGACGAGTTCCTGAAGAAACTCGTCAATATGCTCTATGATCGGAATGACTATGACTTCCACCGGGGCACGTTCCGTGTTCGGGGCGATTCCGTCGAAGTATTTCCCGCGTACGAAGATGCACGGGCGATCCGAATAGAGTTTTTTGGCGATGAGGTCGAATCGATCACCGAGATCGATCCTTTGCGTGGGCTCGTTCTGTCGAGACCCAGTGGCATGGTGATCTTTCCCAATAGCCATTACGTGTCGACGCAGGACCGCATTCGCAAAGCGATTGCGGGAATCCGCTCTGAACTCGACGAGCGCATCCAGCACTTCCGCGGGGAAGACAAGCTGCTCGAAGCCCAGCGAATCGAGCAGCGCACCATGTACGACATCGAGATGTTGTCGGAGATGGGCTTCTGTCACGGTGTCGAGAACTACTCGCGTTGGCTCGACGGACGCTCTCCGGGTGAGACGCCCAGCACGCTGCTCAATTTCTACCCGGACGACTTCGTGTGCTTCGTGGACGAAAGCCATGTCACCGTGCCACAGATCGGTGGCATGTATCGAGGAGACCGGAGGCGCAAGGAGACTCTTGTGGACTACGGCTTCCGCCTGCCTTCTGCGCTGGATAATCGGCCGCTGCGCTCAGAGGAGTGGGAGAAGCGCGTGAATCAGGTGGTCTTCGTTTCGGCCACACCGGGCGAAACAGAATTGCACGCCAGTAAGGGCGTCGTGGCCGAGCAGGTCATCCGGCCGACCGGACTCCAGGATCCCGAGGTCGTGATCCAGCCGGCCAGGAATCAGGTCGAGGATCTGATCGGCGAGATTCGCGAGCGCGTTTCCTGGGGCCATCGCGTTCTGGTCACGACCCTGACCAAACGCATGTCCGAAGAACTTACGAACTACTACGAAGAACTGGGCATTCGCGTCCGTTATCTCCATTCCGAGATTCCGACGATCGAACGCACCGAGATCCTGCGAGATCTGCGGGCCGGTGAATTCGACGTACTAGTCGGGATCAATCTCCTGCGCGAGGGTCTCAACCTGCCCGAAGTCTCCCTGGTTGCGATCCTCGATGCCGACAAAGAGGGCTTTCTGCGCTCGACGCGATCTCTGATTCAGACGATCGGGCGCGCGGCTCGAAACGTGCGCGGCAAGGTGATCCTGTTTGCCGACAAACAGACCGACTCGATCCGAGAGGCCGTTTCCGAAACGAATCGACGTCGCGAAATTCAAGCGGCCTATAACGAAGAGCACGGCATTACTCCCACCAGTGTGGAAGCGGAAATATCCAGTCTGAGCGACAGTCTGTACGAGGCGGACTATGTGACCGTCGACGCTGTGTCCGATCGGGAGATGTCGGTCGACGAGCGCGGTGCCAAGGTCGAAGAGTTGCGCAGCGCCATGCGCAAGGCGGCAGAGGATCTGGACTACGAACGCGCGGCCCAGATGCGCGACGAGATCCACAAACTCGAAGAGGGTGCGCTCATGGCCGGTTTCGAAGCGCCTTCCAGAATCGGAAACAGCAAACCCGGCAAGGGGCGCGGCCGCGGGCGTCGACGCCGGTGA
- a CDS encoding DUF4124 domain-containing protein — protein MRQIAKVSLQLLAICALAAPVHADLYQWVDADGKLHFTDDPTTVPRDYRKDARREDPSSMRKGGWNTLKIELPKPATSMRSAPPHSRSAKAGKKHVIGVQRGANEIRLIARLDGNVDAHFIADTGASINTMPLSVAKQLDIEIGFDTPRINVVGVGGKPIEAPLVRIDSIQVGSAIVRNIEIVVLDTMSTGLLGMPFFNHFKVEIDPSVGTLTLTELQGSDGAPSGRDRAAWRQRYRQLHRRQDAVEEQREKVLPEYATASEPFLERLELAEQQIEEELANLDDEAARAGIPASWRE, from the coding sequence ATGCGTCAAATAGCCAAGGTTTCGTTGCAGTTGCTGGCGATCTGCGCGCTGGCTGCGCCCGTTCATGCAGATCTCTACCAGTGGGTCGATGCGGACGGAAAGCTCCACTTCACCGATGACCCGACGACGGTCCCGCGGGACTACCGAAAAGATGCGCGGCGCGAAGATCCGTCTTCGATGCGCAAGGGCGGTTGGAACACCCTGAAGATCGAGCTTCCGAAACCCGCAACGAGCATGCGTTCCGCGCCTCCTCACTCTCGTTCCGCCAAGGCCGGCAAGAAGCATGTGATCGGCGTGCAACGCGGTGCGAACGAGATCCGTTTGATTGCGAGACTCGATGGAAACGTCGATGCGCATTTCATCGCGGACACCGGTGCGTCCATAAACACGATGCCTCTGTCGGTTGCCAAGCAGCTGGACATCGAAATCGGTTTCGATACGCCCCGGATCAACGTGGTCGGTGTGGGTGGAAAGCCGATCGAAGCGCCTCTGGTGCGGATCGATTCCATTCAGGTCGGGTCCGCCATCGTTCGCAATATCGAGATTGTGGTTCTCGATACCATGAGCACAGGATTGCTCGGAATGCCGTTTTTCAACCACTTCAAGGTCGAGATCGATCCCTCTGTGGGAACGCTGACGCTGACGGAGTTGCAGGGGAGCGATGGGGCTCCGAGTGGCCGCGACAGGGCCGCCTGGCGGCAGCGCTATCGGCAACTTCACCGCCGCCAGGACGCGGTCGAGGAGCAACGCGAGAAGGTTCTGCCGGAGTATGCGACGGCCTCGGAGCCTTTCCTTGAGCGCCTCGAGCTTGCGGAGCAGCAGATCGAAGAGGAACTGGCGAATCTGGACGATGAAGCGGCGCGCGCTGGCATCCCCGCTTCCTGGCGTGAGTAG
- a CDS encoding HAD family hydrolase, protein MSRPFIFLDRDGTLIEDRHYAHRVQDCVLLPGALDALHLFRGAGFGLAIVTNQSGVGRGLFEMSEMERFHERLRSDLAAGGIELDGLYVCPHAPVEACTCRKPAPGLIERAVRELEADLASSWVIGDKTSDLELAEACGCKGALVLTGKGAEQPTPEDRILVARDLLEAARHIVDEKT, encoded by the coding sequence ATGAGCCGGCCGTTCATCTTCCTGGATCGCGACGGTACGCTGATCGAGGATCGGCATTACGCACATCGAGTTCAGGACTGTGTACTCCTGCCCGGTGCACTCGACGCCCTGCACCTGTTTCGCGGTGCGGGGTTCGGCCTGGCCATCGTGACCAATCAGTCCGGAGTCGGGCGCGGCTTGTTCGAGATGTCGGAAATGGAGCGCTTCCACGAACGCCTGCGCTCGGACCTGGCGGCGGGAGGCATCGAACTCGACGGACTCTACGTCTGCCCGCACGCTCCGGTCGAGGCCTGCACCTGTCGCAAGCCAGCGCCGGGCCTGATCGAGCGCGCCGTGCGAGAACTCGAGGCGGATCTGGCGAGCAGCTGGGTGATTGGCGACAAGACCTCGGACCTCGAACTGGCCGAAGCCTGCGGCTGCAAGGGAGCACTCGTGCTGACGGGCAAGGGTGCGGAGCAGCCCACACCAGAGGATCGCATTCTGGTTGCACGGGATCTGCTCGAAGCCGCGCGACACATCGTCGACGAAAAGACCTAG
- the ispD gene encoding 2-C-methyl-D-erythritol 4-phosphate cytidylyltransferase: protein MSVVALVLGAGQGTRLAQGMPKATVELAGRSVLEWSAGALGRARDVDAVLPVVPPGASGFEALSARWDGPAKLLPPTPGGASRQQSVACGLRAACSVSNFEWVLVHDAARCLVLPADAEAVLEAARSTGAALPVIPASDTVKLLDGERVERTLDRSTLGLAQTPQAFRVSILSEALAKAERDGFLATDCSSAVERLGVEVRTSMGRSGNWKLTHPEDLPRAEAVLLSRGQAE, encoded by the coding sequence ATGAGCGTCGTCGCCCTGGTCCTGGGCGCTGGGCAGGGCACACGCCTGGCGCAAGGGATGCCAAAAGCCACCGTCGAGTTGGCCGGTCGCAGTGTGCTGGAGTGGAGTGCGGGCGCGCTCGGGCGCGCCCGCGATGTGGATGCCGTGCTGCCCGTGGTGCCTCCGGGTGCTTCTGGATTCGAAGCCCTGTCCGCGCGCTGGGACGGACCGGCGAAGCTCCTGCCCCCAACGCCGGGCGGAGCCTCGCGCCAGCAGTCGGTGGCGTGCGGGCTTCGAGCGGCTTGCTCGGTTTCAAACTTCGAATGGGTGCTGGTGCACGACGCTGCGCGCTGTCTGGTTCTGCCCGCAGACGCCGAAGCCGTGCTCGAAGCGGCGCGCAGCACAGGGGCCGCATTGCCTGTGATTCCCGCGAGCGATACGGTCAAACTCCTGGACGGCGAGCGCGTGGAGCGCACACTCGACCGCAGCACACTGGGTCTCGCGCAGACGCCGCAGGCGTTTCGCGTCTCGATCCTGAGCGAAGCTCTGGCCAAGGCCGAACGCGACGGATTTCTCGCGACCGATTGCTCTTCCGCAGTGGAGCGCCTGGGGGTCGAGGTCAGAACCAGCATGGGGCGATCGGGGAACTGGAAGTTGACCCATCCAGAGGATCTGCCCCGGGCCGAGGCGGTGCTTCTGAGCCGAGGTCAGGCGGAATGA
- a CDS encoding DNA internalization-related competence protein ComEC/Rec2 codes for MTVPFALGVFVEDTLMAPIRLCLVLCLVAGVLWILRRSSACAEISLGIGLGALALALRLHAPVPIPDPGHTVLSLLEAPVRDAFGCRALAHAHSTHPGRISLRLPEDACHLLPGQRVAAHVEFERPRPQTNPGGSDRRRRLARRGVHVTGRITSGRWVLLASGSPGVPALLERARRAIGNALDPIDQSRRSSALLRALATGDRQRLDFETRSAFSRSGTAHLLAVSGLHVGWVLALVHGIGLRILRHSSRLFILRRAGSLAQIAGVSCACLYAALSGFGVPSLRAATMAFAGALAISRGRSPAGANALAFACLVVLATDPGSLFDAGFALSFCAVAGLLLWRPPTAAFSGLVHCTLAATLATAPLVVAIGAPLPRDALAANAVAVPYFGLVVVPAALLTGAAGALFPDLSGGFSTTARVAAEFGIELITWLESPDLSRALGGAVELAAAVSLSGFALRLLLVQRLVPATLCIAGAAGGLVLAAMDGPRPNDTTSALFFDVGHGDAVLLRDSEHAWLVDAGPRVGAFDAGRHVLAPGLRALGVRRLDVLAITHADNDHIGGARSVIQSLAVGELWLTRLALESEAAGPLRDAAAARGIPIRVVAAGQKQGDERVSLQVLWPVSELLDVSSNLGSLVLRFETPGGCTFLSGDLPVRAERTLAAMQTPCSLLKLGHHGSRTSSDPLLLDALSPLAAVASSGRRRRAELPHRSVRTRLAERSIPLWITRRHGAIEARMKAGGLVILPFLSAPIEELTACSTRSGALHCRDGQATPRSGPR; via the coding sequence TTGACCGTGCCGTTTGCGCTGGGTGTCTTCGTCGAAGACACGCTGATGGCACCGATTCGCCTCTGCCTGGTCCTCTGTTTGGTCGCGGGAGTCCTTTGGATTCTTCGTCGCTCTTCCGCCTGCGCGGAAATCTCGCTCGGTATCGGGTTGGGAGCGCTTGCGCTTGCGCTGCGCCTTCACGCGCCCGTTCCGATTCCCGATCCGGGGCATACGGTTCTGAGTCTGCTCGAAGCCCCGGTGCGCGATGCCTTCGGCTGTCGCGCTCTCGCACACGCTCACTCCACACATCCTGGTCGGATCTCTCTGCGCCTGCCAGAAGACGCGTGCCATCTCCTGCCCGGTCAACGAGTCGCGGCGCACGTGGAGTTCGAACGACCTAGACCTCAAACCAATCCAGGTGGTTCGGACCGTCGCAGGCGCCTGGCCCGGCGCGGCGTGCACGTGACCGGTCGGATTACTTCAGGCCGATGGGTGTTGCTGGCGAGCGGATCGCCAGGCGTGCCGGCCCTTCTGGAACGAGCCAGGCGAGCGATCGGAAACGCACTCGATCCAATCGATCAATCGCGCCGTTCGAGCGCTTTGTTGCGCGCGCTCGCGACGGGCGATCGACAGCGACTCGATTTCGAAACACGCTCCGCTTTTTCCCGTTCCGGAACGGCGCATCTGCTCGCGGTATCGGGCCTGCACGTCGGCTGGGTTCTGGCACTGGTGCACGGGATCGGTCTGCGAATCCTCCGGCATTCTTCGCGACTCTTCATCTTGCGTCGAGCGGGCTCGCTCGCGCAGATTGCAGGTGTATCCTGCGCATGTCTGTACGCGGCGTTGTCCGGATTCGGCGTTCCTTCGTTGCGCGCGGCGACCATGGCCTTCGCCGGTGCGCTCGCCATCTCACGCGGACGCTCTCCCGCTGGCGCGAATGCGCTCGCGTTCGCCTGTCTGGTCGTTCTGGCGACGGACCCGGGTTCGCTCTTTGACGCCGGTTTTGCGCTCTCCTTTTGCGCAGTTGCGGGTCTGCTTCTCTGGCGGCCTCCGACCGCTGCATTCTCCGGACTCGTGCATTGCACGCTCGCCGCCACGTTGGCCACCGCGCCTCTGGTGGTGGCGATCGGCGCACCACTACCGCGCGATGCGCTGGCTGCCAATGCCGTCGCGGTTCCGTATTTTGGACTCGTGGTCGTACCGGCCGCTCTGCTCACGGGTGCGGCCGGGGCGCTGTTTCCGGATCTGTCGGGTGGATTCTCGACAACGGCCCGCGTCGCAGCGGAGTTCGGAATCGAGCTGATCACGTGGCTGGAAAGTCCGGATCTGAGTCGAGCGCTCGGTGGGGCCGTTGAACTGGCCGCCGCTGTGTCGCTATCGGGCTTTGCGCTGCGCCTGTTGCTCGTCCAGCGACTCGTGCCCGCGACTCTCTGCATCGCGGGCGCCGCGGGTGGGCTCGTCCTCGCAGCGATGGACGGCCCGCGACCGAATGACACGACTTCCGCGCTCTTCTTTGACGTGGGTCACGGTGATGCCGTTCTATTGCGTGATTCGGAACACGCCTGGCTTGTGGATGCGGGCCCGCGAGTCGGTGCTTTCGACGCGGGCCGTCACGTACTCGCGCCCGGTCTGCGCGCGCTTGGAGTGCGGAGGCTCGATGTCCTCGCAATCACTCATGCCGACAACGATCATATCGGCGGAGCTCGCAGCGTGATCCAGAGTCTTGCTGTGGGCGAGCTATGGCTGACCCGACTCGCATTGGAGTCAGAAGCGGCCGGTCCGTTGCGAGATGCCGCCGCTGCGCGGGGGATTCCGATTCGTGTCGTGGCGGCCGGGCAGAAGCAGGGCGATGAACGCGTGAGTCTGCAGGTGCTCTGGCCGGTATCTGAATTGCTGGATGTCTCGTCCAATCTCGGATCGCTCGTCTTGCGCTTCGAAACTCCGGGCGGATGCACCTTTCTGTCCGGCGATCTGCCTGTCCGTGCCGAGCGCACGCTCGCCGCAATGCAAACTCCTTGTTCGTTGCTGAAGCTCGGGCATCACGGCAGTCGGACGTCGAGCGATCCGCTCTTGCTCGACGCACTCTCACCGCTGGCGGCGGTTGCCAGTTCGGGCCGGCGCAGGCGGGCCGAACTGCCTCATCGGAGCGTGCGCACCCGGCTCGCGGAGCGCTCAATTCCGCTCTGGATCACGCGGCGCCATGGAGCGATTGAAGCTCGTATGAAAGCGGGAGGTTTGGTCATACTGCCGTTTCTGTCCGCTCCGATCGAAGAGTTGACGGCCTGCAGTACTCGTTCGGGGGCTCTACACTGCCGGGATGGCCAAGCGACCCCCAGATCAGGACCCCGATGA
- a CDS encoding 2-C-methyl-D-erythritol 2,4-cyclodiphosphate synthase codes for MRIGQGYDIHRLVEGRRLILGGVEISGEIGLDGHSDADVLAHAVGDALLGAIAAGDLGTHFPSGDERWRDASGTRLLTHIQALVDAAGFALGNADATLIAERPRLAAVLPQIRKGLAEMLAVDIERVNIAIKSHDGLGAIGRGEGIAAQAVVLLRRKDT; via the coding sequence ATGCGCATCGGACAGGGCTACGACATCCACCGACTGGTCGAGGGGCGACGCTTGATCCTCGGGGGCGTCGAGATCTCCGGCGAAATTGGCCTGGACGGTCACTCCGATGCCGACGTGCTCGCGCACGCGGTGGGCGATGCCCTGCTCGGCGCGATTGCAGCGGGCGATCTGGGTACGCATTTCCCGTCCGGCGACGAGCGCTGGCGAGATGCTTCAGGGACCCGCCTGCTCACTCATATCCAAGCGTTGGTCGACGCTGCCGGATTCGCGCTCGGCAACGCCGATGCTACGTTGATCGCGGAACGGCCCCGTCTTGCTGCGGTGCTACCGCAGATCCGCAAGGGCCTGGCCGAGATGCTCGCGGTAGACATCGAGCGCGTGAACATCGCGATCAAGAGTCACGACGGACTGGGTGCGATTGGTCGAGGAGAGGGTATTGCGGCGCAGGCCGTCGTCTTGCTCCGGCGGAAGGACACGTGA
- a CDS encoding cysteine--tRNA ligase — MKEGFAPLESGAVRVYTCGPTVYSRQHIGNLRTYVFSDLLVRGLRMFGFEVKQVINITDVGHLTDDSDDGEDKMEQAAAASGETAWDVAERWTTIFREDLAKMNIGEPAIWCKATDHIAEQIEMIEKLEGKGFIYTTDDGVYFDTAKDPHYGELARLDIESQQSQDRIEGASQKRNRGDFALWKKSPEDGPRRQMEWDSPWGRGFPGWHIECSAMSTKYLGEQFDIHTGGVDHVPVHHPNEIAQSENALGVRPWVRFWLHGGWLMFDGEKMSKSKGGILALDELEERGIEPLAYRYFLLNGHYRQQLSFNDEGIEGAKTAYRRLHRRAAEIRQADDSAGGDRVAGFRERFVEAISDDLNAPRALAVTWEVVRSDVLGSREKAGLLAEFDQVLGLDLAQAEVAAGESDERIDALVRGRDEARAARDWARADEIRDQLQAEGIVLEDSPDGTRWHRA, encoded by the coding sequence ATGAAAGAGGGATTCGCACCGCTTGAGAGTGGTGCGGTGCGCGTGTACACCTGCGGGCCCACGGTCTACAGCCGCCAACATATCGGGAATCTGCGGACCTATGTCTTCAGCGATCTCCTGGTCCGCGGACTGCGCATGTTTGGCTTCGAAGTGAAACAGGTGATCAATATTACCGACGTCGGACATCTGACTGACGATTCCGACGACGGTGAAGACAAGATGGAGCAGGCCGCCGCCGCCAGTGGAGAGACGGCCTGGGACGTCGCCGAAAGGTGGACGACGATCTTTCGCGAGGACCTCGCGAAGATGAACATCGGAGAACCCGCGATCTGGTGCAAGGCGACCGATCACATCGCCGAGCAGATCGAGATGATCGAGAAACTCGAAGGAAAGGGTTTCATCTACACCACGGACGATGGTGTGTACTTCGACACCGCCAAGGATCCTCACTACGGCGAACTGGCCCGGCTCGATATCGAGTCGCAGCAATCACAGGATCGCATTGAGGGTGCGTCGCAAAAACGCAACCGTGGAGACTTCGCACTCTGGAAGAAGTCTCCCGAAGATGGACCTCGACGTCAGATGGAATGGGACAGTCCCTGGGGGCGCGGTTTTCCCGGCTGGCACATCGAGTGCTCAGCCATGAGTACGAAGTATCTGGGAGAGCAGTTCGACATCCATACCGGCGGAGTCGATCACGTTCCCGTTCACCATCCCAATGAGATCGCGCAGTCAGAGAACGCGCTCGGCGTGCGCCCCTGGGTGCGCTTCTGGCTGCACGGCGGTTGGTTGATGTTCGACGGCGAGAAGATGTCGAAATCCAAGGGCGGAATTCTCGCACTCGACGAACTGGAAGAGCGCGGTATTGAACCGCTGGCCTATCGCTACTTTCTGCTGAACGGACACTACCGACAGCAGCTCAGCTTCAACGACGAAGGGATCGAGGGAGCGAAGACCGCGTACCGCAGACTGCACCGACGCGCCGCAGAGATTCGCCAGGCTGACGACAGCGCGGGTGGGGATCGGGTCGCCGGATTTCGCGAGCGCTTCGTCGAAGCGATCAGCGATGATTTGAATGCACCGCGCGCCCTGGCTGTTACCTGGGAAGTCGTGCGCAGTGATGTACTGGGCTCCCGTGAGAAGGCGGGTCTGCTCGCCGAGTTCGATCAGGTGCTCGGACTCGATCTGGCCCAGGCTGAGGTCGCCGCGGGGGAGAGCGATGAACGCATCGACGCACTCGTGAGGGGCCGCGACGAAGCGCGTGCGGCCCGCGACTGGGCGCGAGCCGACGAGATTCGCGATCAGTTGCAGGCCGAAGGCATCGTACTCGAGGATTCGCCCGACGGGACGCGCTGGCACCGTGCCTGA
- the uvrC gene encoding excinuclease ABC subunit UvrC has product MSEGPLEERQAALQERIQALPASSGVYLFRDVKGVVLYVGKAQSLRVRVRNYFSAAGDGRLTLKYLVPRIADVEVVATSSVKEALLLENELIKKHKPRFNVRLRDDKNYLALRLDPRENYPRFTETRKFLRDGALYFGPYTSSRSLRDTLDSLQRLFPLRTCSDSGFKSYQRRGRPCLEHAVGRCAGPCCGLIEEDAYEDLVKSATLFMRGRADDVVGDLRQRMEEAAQAERFEEASRFRDRLQAIERTVEHQSMISTQFTDRDVFAMAREGNQLEIQLLHVRMGKLLGGSSHSFRDVRIDDAEALDSFLSQYYSGDRDLPLEVLLPLEVEGREFFETAWRERAGRAVKLLVPKRGEGRRLVEMAQRNAALALTERTRRERNADELLEALKEVLRLDRIPERIECYDISHLQGALTVASRVVFVDGDPHKDGYRRYKLRETQPGDDYGAMREVLGRRLARRDTDPVPDLLLLDGGKGQLGIARALVEDLQIEGLSLASLAKERDDESPSPRVMRHGGAKRERVFLPNVKDPILLPADSPALMLLQRVRDESHRFAIRYHRELRSKAQFRSILDELPGIGPVKRRSLLRTLGSLERIRNSSAEELAAVPKISQADGQLIHRFFRAATDDTSVKNPEREPDPIQVEGGESKGGGESERKPPESGSDD; this is encoded by the coding sequence GTGAGTGAAGGCCCGCTCGAGGAGCGCCAGGCGGCGCTGCAGGAGCGGATCCAGGCGCTCCCCGCATCGTCTGGCGTCTACCTGTTCCGCGACGTGAAAGGCGTCGTGCTGTACGTGGGCAAAGCGCAGAGCCTGCGGGTTCGCGTGCGGAACTACTTTTCGGCTGCCGGTGATGGACGTCTGACTCTGAAATACCTGGTGCCGCGTATCGCCGATGTCGAAGTCGTCGCCACGTCCAGTGTCAAAGAGGCTTTGCTGCTCGAAAACGAGCTGATCAAGAAACACAAGCCGCGCTTCAACGTCCGGCTGCGCGACGACAAGAACTATCTGGCACTTCGCCTCGATCCGCGCGAAAACTATCCGCGCTTCACGGAGACTCGCAAGTTCCTGCGCGACGGTGCGCTGTACTTCGGTCCGTATACGTCCAGTCGATCGCTGCGCGACACCCTGGATTCACTGCAGCGCCTGTTTCCGTTGCGTACCTGTTCGGATTCGGGTTTCAAGAGTTACCAACGTCGCGGGCGCCCTTGTCTCGAACACGCCGTGGGCCGCTGCGCGGGGCCCTGTTGCGGACTGATAGAAGAAGACGCGTATGAAGACCTGGTCAAGTCGGCCACTTTGTTCATGCGCGGTCGTGCGGACGATGTCGTCGGAGATCTTCGCCAGCGCATGGAAGAAGCTGCGCAAGCAGAGCGTTTCGAAGAAGCCAGCCGCTTTCGCGATCGATTGCAGGCGATCGAACGAACTGTGGAACACCAGTCCATGATCTCTACGCAGTTTACCGATCGCGACGTGTTTGCAATGGCTCGCGAGGGCAATCAACTCGAGATCCAACTCCTGCACGTGCGCATGGGAAAGCTCCTGGGGGGGAGTTCGCACAGCTTTCGCGATGTGCGAATCGACGACGCCGAAGCGCTCGATTCCTTCCTTTCGCAATACTACAGCGGAGATCGCGACCTTCCGCTCGAAGTCCTGTTGCCGCTCGAAGTAGAGGGCCGGGAGTTTTTCGAGACCGCCTGGCGAGAACGCGCGGGCCGGGCCGTGAAACTGCTCGTGCCAAAACGCGGGGAAGGGCGCCGTCTGGTCGAGATGGCTCAGCGAAATGCCGCACTCGCACTCACGGAGCGCACGCGAAGGGAGCGCAATGCCGACGAGTTGCTCGAGGCCTTGAAAGAAGTGCTCCGCCTGGATCGCATCCCCGAGCGCATCGAGTGCTACGACATCTCGCACCTACAGGGAGCGCTCACGGTGGCTTCGCGCGTGGTCTTCGTGGATGGCGATCCCCACAAGGACGGCTATCGGCGCTACAAGTTGCGCGAGACCCAGCCCGGTGACGACTACGGGGCCATGCGTGAAGTCCTGGGGCGTCGCCTGGCCAGGCGCGATACCGATCCTGTGCCCGACCTGCTCCTGCTCGACGGAGGCAAGGGGCAGTTGGGCATCGCGCGGGCTCTGGTCGAGGATCTGCAGATCGAAGGTCTGTCGCTGGCTTCTCTGGCCAAGGAGCGCGACGACGAATCGCCATCCCCACGCGTGATGCGCCACGGAGGGGCCAAGCGCGAGAGAGTCTTTTTGCCGAATGTGAAGGACCCCATCCTCCTGCCCGCAGATTCACCGGCGTTGATGCTCCTGCAGCGCGTGCGCGATGAATCTCATCGTTTCGCGATCCGCTATCACCGCGAATTGCGCAGCAAGGCGCAGTTTCGTTCGATCCTGGACGAGTTGCCGGGGATCGGCCCGGTCAAGCGTCGTTCGCTCCTGCGCACGCTGGGTAGCCTGGAGCGGATTCGCAACTCCAGCGCAGAAGAACTGGCGGCGGTTCCCAAGATCAGCCAGGCCGATGGGCAACTCATCCATCGCTTCTTTCGCGCGGCAACAGACGACACATCGGTCAAGAATCCCGAACGCGAGCCCGATCCCATACAGGTAGAGGGCGGCGAGTCAAAAGGCGGCGGCGAGTCCGAGCGGAAGCCGCCGGAATCGGGCTCGGACGACTGA